In Micromonospora sp. NBC_01813, the following are encoded in one genomic region:
- a CDS encoding 4-hydroxybenzoate 3-monooxygenase: MRTQVGIIGAGPAGLMLSHLLHLEGIDSIVLETRSRSYVESRVRAGVLEHDTAQLLTDTGVGDRLRREGLVHTGLDLRFDGVSRRIDLSALTSGRGITVYGQQEVVKDLIAARLAAGGEILFEVTDVSLDGIDSDAPMVRFKHEGTIRELSCVVVAGCDGFHGVSRPSIPSSARRTVEHTYPFSWLGILAQAAPSAHELIYTHHERGFALHSMRSPEVTRLYLQVPNDTLLADWPAARIWDELHTRLATNDGFTLKEGPILEQGVTPMRSFVTEPMRYGQLFLAGDAAHIVPPTGAKGLNLAMADVRFLADALSTWFRQGRDTGLGEYSARCLRRVWRVQHFSAWMTNLLHQPVDADEFSHRLQVAHLEYVATSTAAATTLAENYVGLPLDWSSRVDMPARPPVPFA; this comes from the coding sequence ATGCGAACCCAGGTTGGCATCATCGGGGCGGGACCAGCGGGGCTGATGCTCTCCCACCTGCTGCATCTGGAAGGTATCGACTCCATCGTGCTGGAGACCCGCAGCCGGTCGTACGTGGAGAGCCGGGTCCGCGCCGGGGTCCTCGAACACGACACCGCGCAGCTGCTGACCGACACCGGGGTCGGCGACCGGCTGCGCCGCGAGGGGCTGGTGCACACCGGTCTCGACCTGCGCTTCGACGGCGTTTCGCGGCGGATCGACCTCTCCGCGTTGACCAGCGGGCGGGGGATCACCGTCTACGGCCAGCAGGAGGTCGTGAAGGATCTGATCGCCGCCCGGCTGGCCGCCGGTGGCGAGATCCTTTTCGAGGTCACGGACGTCAGCCTCGACGGCATCGACAGCGATGCCCCGATGGTCCGGTTCAAGCACGAGGGCACGATACGCGAACTGAGCTGCGTGGTGGTTGCCGGCTGCGACGGCTTTCACGGGGTGTCCCGCCCCAGCATCCCCAGCTCGGCCCGGCGCACCGTCGAGCACACCTACCCGTTCAGCTGGCTCGGCATCCTCGCCCAGGCCGCACCGTCGGCCCACGAGTTGATCTACACCCACCATGAACGGGGATTCGCCCTGCACAGCATGCGCAGCCCCGAGGTGACCCGGCTCTACCTGCAGGTTCCCAACGACACGCTGCTTGCCGACTGGCCGGCCGCACGGATCTGGGACGAGCTGCACACCCGGCTGGCCACGAACGACGGGTTCACCCTGAAGGAGGGTCCGATCCTGGAGCAGGGGGTGACGCCGATGCGGAGTTTCGTTACCGAACCGATGCGCTACGGCCAGCTGTTCCTCGCCGGTGATGCGGCTCACATCGTCCCCCCAACCGGGGCAAAAGGGTTGAACCTGGCCATGGCCGACGTGCGTTTCCTTGCCGACGCGCTGTCCACCTGGTTCCGCCAGGGGCGCGACACCGGCCTGGGCGAATACTCCGCCCGATGCCTGCGCCGGGTCTGGCGGGTCCAGCACTTCTCCGCCTGGATGACCAATCTGCTGCACCAACCGGTCGACGCCGACGAGTTCTCCCACCGGCTGCAGGTCGCCCATCTGGAGTACGTCGCGACGTCCACCGCGGCGGCCACCACCCTGGCCGAGAA
- a CDS encoding ABC transporter substrate-binding protein, producing MRRPLVALTLATALLITAACGSDSSPDEAGGTDEVTDITVGVIPIVDVAPIYLGKDKGFFTKRGINLTMESGQGGAAIVPGVVSDQFQFGFSNVTSLLSAQVADVPVKVVANGVASTGSTDGDFGGVAVKADSPIQGPADLAGKKVAVNTLKNIGDTSVRESVRKAGGNPDDIEFVELAFGQMPAALENGDVDAAWMVEPALTVAKDAGARVVAWNFVDTAPNLTVAVYFTSTKLLQEDPDLVQRFQEAMAESLSYANAHPDEVRDVLRSYTDIDQAILDAMTLPVWPAEINRASIERVAELGLADGVFETAPDLDALLP from the coding sequence ATGCGACGGCCCCTCGTCGCCCTCACCCTGGCTACCGCGCTGCTGATCACCGCCGCCTGTGGTTCCGACTCGTCCCCCGACGAGGCCGGCGGCACCGATGAGGTCACCGACATCACCGTCGGCGTCATCCCGATCGTCGACGTCGCGCCGATCTACCTCGGCAAGGACAAGGGCTTCTTCACCAAGCGCGGCATCAACCTGACGATGGAGAGCGGCCAGGGCGGCGCGGCCATCGTTCCCGGTGTGGTCAGCGATCAGTTCCAGTTCGGCTTCAGCAACGTCACCTCGCTGCTCAGCGCCCAGGTCGCCGACGTACCCGTCAAGGTGGTCGCCAACGGCGTCGCCTCGACCGGTAGCACCGACGGCGACTTCGGCGGCGTCGCCGTCAAGGCAGACAGCCCGATCCAGGGCCCGGCCGACCTCGCCGGCAAGAAGGTCGCGGTCAACACGCTGAAGAACATCGGCGACACCAGCGTCCGGGAGTCGGTCCGCAAGGCCGGCGGTAACCCCGACGACATCGAGTTCGTCGAGTTGGCGTTCGGGCAGATGCCGGCCGCACTCGAGAACGGCGACGTCGACGCGGCCTGGATGGTCGAGCCGGCGCTCACCGTGGCCAAGGACGCCGGAGCCCGGGTCGTCGCCTGGAACTTCGTCGACACCGCCCCGAACCTGACCGTCGCGGTCTACTTCACCAGCACCAAGCTCCTCCAGGAGGACCCCGACCTGGTGCAGCGGTTCCAGGAGGCGATGGCCGAGTCGCTGTCCTACGCCAACGCCCACCCGGACGAGGTGCGGGACGTTCTGCGTAGCTACACCGACATCGACCAGGCGATCCTGGACGCGATGACGCTGCCGGTGTGGCCGGCCGAGATCAACCGCGCCTCGATCGAGCGCGTCGCCGAACTCGGCCTCGCCGACGGCGTCTTCGAGACCGCGCCCGATCTGGACGCCCTACTGCCGTGA